From Bos javanicus breed banteng chromosome 5, ARS-OSU_banteng_1.0, whole genome shotgun sequence, the proteins below share one genomic window:
- the OLR1 gene encoding oxidized low-density lipoprotein receptor 1 isoform X2 — MTVDDPKGMKDQLDQKPNGKTAKGFVSSWRWYPAAVTLGVLCLGLLVTVILLILQLSQVSDLIKQQQANITHQEDILEGQILAQRRSEKSAQESQKELKEMIETLAHKLDEKSKKLMELHRQNLNLQEVLKEAANYSGPCPQDWLWHEENCYQFSSGSFNWEKSQENCLSLDAHLLKINSTDELEFIQQMIAHSSFPFWMGLSMRKPNYSWLWEDGTPLTPHLFRIQGAVSNMYPSGTCAYIQRGTVFAENCILTAFSICQKKANLLRAQ, encoded by the exons GTTTTGTTTCCTCTTGGAGGTGGTACCCTGCTGCTGTGACTCTAGGGGTCCTTTGTCTGGGATTACTGGTGACTGTTATATTGTTGATACTGCAAT TATCCCAGGTCTCTGATCTCATAAAGCAACAGCAAGCAAATATTACTCaccaggaagatatcctggagggaCAGATTTTAGCCCAGCGCCGATCAGAAAAATCTGCCCAGGAGTCACAGAAGGAACTCAAAGAAATGATAGAAACCCTTGCCCACAAGCTGGATGAGAAATCCAAGAAACTAATGGAACTTCATCGCCAGAACCTGAATCTCCAAGAAGTTCTGAAAGAGGCAGCAAACTATTCAG GTCCTTGTCCCCAAGACTGGCTCTGGCATGAAGAAAACTGTTACCAATTTTCCTCTGGCTCTTTTAATTGGGAAAAAAGCCAGGAGAACTGCTTGTCTTTGGATGCCCACTTGCTGAAGATTAATAGCACAGATGAACTG GAATTCATCCAGCAAATGATTGCCCATTCCAGTTTCCCCTTCTGGATGGGGTTGTCAATGAGGAAACCCAATTACTCGTGGCTTTGGGAAGATGGTACTCCTTTGACGCCCCACTT GTTTAGAATTCAGGGAGCTGTTTCCAATATGTATCCTTCAGGGACCTGTGCATATATTCAAAGGGGAACTGTTTTTGCTGAAAACTGCATTTTAACTGCATTCAGTATATGTCAAAAGAAGGCGAATCTATTGAGAGCACAGTGA
- the OLR1 gene encoding oxidized low-density lipoprotein receptor 1 isoform X4, which produces MTVDDPKGMKDQLDQKPNGKTAKVSQVSDLIKQQQANITHQEDILEGQILAQRRSEKSAQESQKELKEMIETLAHKLDEKSKKLMELHRQNLNLQEVLKEAANYSGPCPQDWLWHEENCYQFSSGSFNWEKSQENCLSLDAHLLKINSTDELEFIQQMIAHSSFPFWMGLSMRKPNYSWLWEDGTPLTPHLFRIQGAVSNMYPSGTCAYIQRGTVFAENCILTAFSICQKKANLLRAQ; this is translated from the exons TATCCCAGGTCTCTGATCTCATAAAGCAACAGCAAGCAAATATTACTCaccaggaagatatcctggagggaCAGATTTTAGCCCAGCGCCGATCAGAAAAATCTGCCCAGGAGTCACAGAAGGAACTCAAAGAAATGATAGAAACCCTTGCCCACAAGCTGGATGAGAAATCCAAGAAACTAATGGAACTTCATCGCCAGAACCTGAATCTCCAAGAAGTTCTGAAAGAGGCAGCAAACTATTCAG GTCCTTGTCCCCAAGACTGGCTCTGGCATGAAGAAAACTGTTACCAATTTTCCTCTGGCTCTTTTAATTGGGAAAAAAGCCAGGAGAACTGCTTGTCTTTGGATGCCCACTTGCTGAAGATTAATAGCACAGATGAACTG GAATTCATCCAGCAAATGATTGCCCATTCCAGTTTCCCCTTCTGGATGGGGTTGTCAATGAGGAAACCCAATTACTCGTGGCTTTGGGAAGATGGTACTCCTTTGACGCCCCACTT GTTTAGAATTCAGGGAGCTGTTTCCAATATGTATCCTTCAGGGACCTGTGCATATATTCAAAGGGGAACTGTTTTTGCTGAAAACTGCATTTTAACTGCATTCAGTATATGTCAAAAGAAGGCGAATCTATTGAGAGCACAGTGA
- the OLR1 gene encoding oxidized low-density lipoprotein receptor 1 isoform X1, translating to MTVDDPKGMKDQLDQKPNGKTAKGTTGFVSSWRWYPAAVTLGVLCLGLLVTVILLILQLSQVSDLIKQQQANITHQEDILEGQILAQRRSEKSAQESQKELKEMIETLAHKLDEKSKKLMELHRQNLNLQEVLKEAANYSGPCPQDWLWHEENCYQFSSGSFNWEKSQENCLSLDAHLLKINSTDELEFIQQMIAHSSFPFWMGLSMRKPNYSWLWEDGTPLTPHLFRIQGAVSNMYPSGTCAYIQRGTVFAENCILTAFSICQKKANLLRAQ from the exons GTTTTGTTTCCTCTTGGAGGTGGTACCCTGCTGCTGTGACTCTAGGGGTCCTTTGTCTGGGATTACTGGTGACTGTTATATTGTTGATACTGCAAT TATCCCAGGTCTCTGATCTCATAAAGCAACAGCAAGCAAATATTACTCaccaggaagatatcctggagggaCAGATTTTAGCCCAGCGCCGATCAGAAAAATCTGCCCAGGAGTCACAGAAGGAACTCAAAGAAATGATAGAAACCCTTGCCCACAAGCTGGATGAGAAATCCAAGAAACTAATGGAACTTCATCGCCAGAACCTGAATCTCCAAGAAGTTCTGAAAGAGGCAGCAAACTATTCAG GTCCTTGTCCCCAAGACTGGCTCTGGCATGAAGAAAACTGTTACCAATTTTCCTCTGGCTCTTTTAATTGGGAAAAAAGCCAGGAGAACTGCTTGTCTTTGGATGCCCACTTGCTGAAGATTAATAGCACAGATGAACTG GAATTCATCCAGCAAATGATTGCCCATTCCAGTTTCCCCTTCTGGATGGGGTTGTCAATGAGGAAACCCAATTACTCGTGGCTTTGGGAAGATGGTACTCCTTTGACGCCCCACTT GTTTAGAATTCAGGGAGCTGTTTCCAATATGTATCCTTCAGGGACCTGTGCATATATTCAAAGGGGAACTGTTTTTGCTGAAAACTGCATTTTAACTGCATTCAGTATATGTCAAAAGAAGGCGAATCTATTGAGAGCACAGTGA